One region of Culex pipiens pallens isolate TS chromosome 2, TS_CPP_V2, whole genome shotgun sequence genomic DNA includes:
- the LOC120422169 gene encoding uncharacterized protein LOC120422169, translated as MSSSSLIRPGLTTAILGQLPAIKLRLRKKVPLLTFREVRRARIPLYEAFASELYESGHVNGAFLMLQLIEFEHDHVPRTSQQTIEDRRLKNSKNLLNFLFKTLREAESYKIAQNYEAEVEHLLMIARSFLDDSQKRWISRQFFLIVLDRCADCRLCELQIGALMRYHYGMFLLEEKKLDEAIEQLELARDLSTGQVWKLEKDQDFGSPLMINEIQHQLYLVYSKMCERFKKTDPDRYELYLRLSHKAAVESNLEHVACDSYLNFGDFLLDQGEYRDALECYKNSFKRAKSTYAEDKVCKTHIRMAAAYRRLNELTECNFMLNLVDKLSAKDHHTECYAEYQVLIGEIHFENGRLDEARQAFHRAREVYKVLKKEDRMVQACIFGALAHGETHFGLYANLVKKAEVRGLVSDNENLFKLLRFNVDNDPFWCDRKCSTMTSSQ; from the exons ATGAGTTCCTCCAGCCTAATTCGTCCGGGTCTTACAACGGCCATCCTTGGCCAGCTACCGGCCATCAAGCTACGTCTAAGGAAGAAGGTTCCTCTGCTGACCTTCCGCGAAGTCCGCCGAGCCCGAATCCCCCTGTACGAGGCCTTCGCCAGCGAGCTGTACGAGTCTGGACACGTCAACGGGGCTTTCTTGATGCTCCAGCTGATCGAATTCGAGCACGATCACGTGCCCCGAACCTCCCAGCAAACGATCGAGGATCGCCGGCTGaagaattctaaaaatctacTCAATTTCCTGTTCAAAACGCTGCGCGAGGCAGAAAGCTATAAAATCGCCCAGAACTACGAGGCCGAGGTGGAGCACCTGTTGATGATCGCCCGGTCGTTTCTGGACGATTCCCAGAAACGCTGGATTTCCCGGCAGTTCTTCCTCATCGTTTTGGATCGCTGTGCGGACTGTCGACTGTGCGAGCTGCAGATCGGGGCGTTGATGAGATATCACTACGGGATGTTCCTGTTGGAGGAAAAGAAGCTGGACGAAGCGATCGAACAGCTGGAGTTGGCAAGGGATCTGTCCACCGGTCAGGTTTGGAAGCTTGAGAAAGATCAGGACTTTGGATCTCCGCTGATGATCAACGAAATTCAGCATCAACTTTATCTGGTTTACTCAAAGATGTGTGAACGCTTCAAGAAAACTGATCCCGATCGTTACGAGTTATACCTCCGTTTGAGTCACAAGGCAGCCGTTGAAT CCAACCTCGAACATGTCGCGTGTGATTCGTACTTGAACTTTGGGGATTTTTTGCTGGACCAGGGGGAATACCGGGACGCGCTGGAGTGCTACAAAAACTCTTTCAAGCGCGCCAAGAGTACGTATGCGGAGGATAAGGTTTGCAAAACCCACATCCGTATGGCCGCTGCGTATCGGAG ATTAAACGAACTCACCGAGTGCAACTTCATGCTGAACCTGGTGGACAAACTGTCCGCCAAGGACCACCACACCGAGTGCTACGCCGAGTATCAGGTCCTGATCGGGGAGATCCACTTCGAGAACGGTCGCCTGGACGAAGCCCGCCAGGCCTTCCACCGGGCTCGCGAGGTCTACAAGGTGCTCAAGAAGGAAGACCGCATGGTGCAGGCGTGCATCTTCGGGGCGTTGGCCCACGGCGAAACGCACTTTGGCCTGTACGCGAACCTGGTCAAGAAGGCCGAAGTTCGCGGACTGGTGTCGGACAACGAGAACCTCTTCAAGCTGCTCCGGTTCAACGTCGACAACGATCCGTTCTGGTGTGACCGAAAGTGCTCGACTATGACCAGCTCACAGTAG